The following is a genomic window from Rhodopirellula islandica.
CGCAATCGGCCAAACTCCTATGAAGCGTCATGTTGCATCGCACCTGTACAAAAGGTCGGTGGCGCGACGAGTGTTAAGTTCACCGCGATGATTCATTGCGTGGATCACAGACACCCTCCACTCGGATTGACGGATGCTTCAGCTTTCAAATCTGTCGGATGCTCGACGACCTGTTCGCCGACGACACTTGGTGTGTTCATTGGGATGCGTCGCCACAATTGCCTCGCTCTTGCCGAGTGTCACTTCGGCGCAAACCGGATCGCTGGCCGCTTATGAGAATTCATATTCACCTCAGATCCAAGTCGCTGCCGATTCCGACGCCAGCGAGTTGAGTTCGCTGCAACAACTCGCGCCCGTGCAGGATGGCTATCGACCATGGTGGCAGGATGTGCTGACTACCCCGATGCAGGCCGATTCCAACACCGTCCTGATTGGTGTGGAAGACTTGCTTGTGCGAACGCTTCAGAATTCTTCCCAGGTCAAGGTGTTCAGCGACCTGCCATTGATTCGCCAGACTGCGATCACGGAAGCTTGTGCTGCCTTTGACTGGAATGCGTTCATGAACACTCGGTGGGACGACAATTCCGATCCCGTTGGCAACGTCCTGACGACGGGCGGATCCGATCGCTACCACAACCACCAATGGACAGGGAGTGCCGGCCTGGCTCGACGCAATCACTACGGTGGGCGTTTCGAGGTCGCTCAGGACTTTGGTCACCAGAATACGAACAGCACTTACTTCCAGCCCAACAACCAAGGCACAGCGAAACTGCGTCTCAGCTACATTCAACCGCTGATGCAAGGTCGTGGCAAGGTTTACAACAACTCGTTGGTTGTGTTGGCTGCAATTGACACTTCGATTGCCGAAGACGAATTTTCGCGGCAATTGCAATCTCATTTGCTGGAGGTCACGCGAGCCTACTGGGCGTTGTACCTGGAACGCGCCACGTTGGTGCAAAAGCGACGGTCGCTCGAACTCGCGCAGCAGGTTCAAGACAGTCTGCGGGCTCGTGCCAGCGTCGACGTGGTCGGCAGTCAACTCGCACGAGTCGA
Proteins encoded in this region:
- a CDS encoding TolC family protein; its protein translation is MLQLSNLSDARRPVRRRHLVCSLGCVATIASLLPSVTSAQTGSLAAYENSYSPQIQVAADSDASELSSLQQLAPVQDGYRPWWQDVLTTPMQADSNTVLIGVEDLLVRTLQNSSQVKVFSDLPLIRQTAITEACAAFDWNAFMNTRWDDNSDPVGNVLTTGGSDRYHNHQWTGSAGLARRNHYGGRFEVAQDFGHQNTNSTYFQPNNQGTAKLRLSYIQPLMQGRGKVYNNSLVVLAAIDTSIAEDEFSRQLQSHLLEVTRAYWALYLERATLVQKRRSLELAQQVQDSLRARASVDVVGSQLARVDAAVTNRRSELVRAEMAVRNAQDRVQALVNDPEFAMTTNLEMVPVDLPRLESTHLAVGDVLSTAMQKRPEIDQAIKQIKAACVRLNMSKNELLPQFDFIGETYVAGLRGHSDIGRAWTDQFSTGEPSYAIGLSYQMPIGNRAAKARLQRRRLEVRQLQNQFNATAETLLMEAKVAVREVRTAEREYQAKFAAMVAAETRLDSIQQRWSHVPGQNGSIGLYLEDLLAAQSQLTDAESEFTRALTTYNLSLMNVKRASGTLLETEQVTEGVAETGGLPTKILDKPILE